Proteins from one Triticum aestivum cultivar Chinese Spring chromosome 7A, IWGSC CS RefSeq v2.1, whole genome shotgun sequence genomic window:
- the LOC123149418 gene encoding E2F transcription factor-like E2FE isoform X2 encodes MEPAAAAGAPAAAAQPPPPPPPPYLPPRLVIDGAGGGSGAAARACRHHAYSRKQKSLGLLCSNFVALYDRDDVETVGLDDAARRLGVERRRIYDIVNVLESVGILVRRAKNRYTWIGFEGVPAALKELKERTLREMSGLAPPPEEPSAANVSDDEDDDDKLGDAEGDADSEKLSQSIDNASDKPDTPMCPRRSDHRKEKSLGLLTQNFVKLFLTMEVETVSLDEAARLLLGERHAESNMRTKVRRLYDIANVLSSLNLIEKTQQVDSRKPAFRWLGQAKRKEGATVTVALPPARKIMSSKRAFGTDITNIDNKRGKLVLETENKPKLMQGGSSMLKTFESQLGQGKSSGFVYGPFHPAGARKHEVDDQSVRENETKNIQDWENLAVSFRPQYQNHALNDLFGHYVEAWKSWYLDLTRE; translated from the exons ATGGAGCCCGCCGCCGCGGCCGGGGCTCCGGCGGCCGCCGCGCAGcccccgccgccccctcctcctccttacCTGCCCCCGCGGCTGGTCATCGACGGCGCCGGAGGCGGCTCGGGCGCCGCCGCGAGGGCCTGCCGGCACCACGCCTACAGCCGCAAGCAGAAGTCCCTCGGCCTCCTCTGCTCCAA CTTCGTGGCGCTGTACGACCGGGACGACGTGGAGACGGTGGGGCTGGACGACGCCGCCAGGCGGCTCGGCGTCGAGAGGCGCCGGATCTACGACATCGTCAACGTGCTCGAGAGCGTCGGG ATTCTCGTGAGGAGGGCCAAGAATCGGTACACATGGATAGGCTTTGAGGGCGTCCCTGCCGCGCTCAAGGAACTCAAG GAGAGGACATTGAGAGAGATGTCTGGATTAGCCCCGCCACCGGAGGAACCATCTGCTGCCAAT GTGTCggacgatgaagacgacgatgatAAATTGGGTGATGCAGAAGGGGACGCTGACAGTGAGAAGCTTAGCCAGTCAATAGACAATGCTTCTGATAAGCCGGACACACCCATGTGCCCGCGTCGATCTG ATCATAGGAAGGAGAAGTCGCTTGGGCTGCTCACTCAGAATTTCGTCAAGCTCTTCCTCACCATGGAG GTTGAGACAGTCTCACTTGATGAGGCTGCAAGGCTGCTCCTTGGAGAGAGACATGCCGAGAGCAACATGAGAA CTAAAGTTCGTCGACTGTATGACATTGCCAATGTACTATCTTCTTTGAACCTCATCGAGAAG ACGCAGCAGGTGGACTCCAGAAAACCTGCATTCCGGTGGCTTGGTCAGGCAAAGCGAAAGGAAGGTGCCACTGTCACGGTTGCTTTACCGCCAGCCAGGAAGATTATGTCTAGCAAGAGGGCATTTGGTACCGACATCACAAACATTGACAATAAGAGGGGCAAGTTAGTCTTGGAAACAGAGAACAAACCCAAACTCATGCAAGGTGGCAGCAGCATGTTGAAAACTTTCGAGAGTCAGCTCGGGCAAGGGAAGAGTAGTGGCTTTGTTTATGGGCCCTTCCACCCTGCTGGTGCAAGGAAACATGAAGTTGATGATCAGTCAGTGAGGGAGAATGAGACGAAGAACATTCAAGACTGGGAGAATCTCGCTGTTTCATTCCGTCCACAGTACCAAAATCATG CGCTGAATGATCTTTTTGGCCATTATGTTGAAGCCTGGAAATCATGGTACTTGGATCTTACACGGGAATAA
- the LOC123149418 gene encoding E2F transcription factor-like E2FE isoform X1 — protein sequence MEPAAAAGAPAAAAQPPPPPPPPYLPPRLVIDGAGGGSGAAARACRHHAYSRKQKSLGLLCSNFVALYDRDDVETVGLDDAARRLGVERRRIYDIVNVLESVGILVRRAKNRYTWIGFEGVPAALKELKERTLREMSGLAPPPEEPSAANVSDDEDDDDKLGDAEGDADSEKLSQSIDNASDKPDTPMCPRRSVDHRKEKSLGLLTQNFVKLFLTMEVETVSLDEAARLLLGERHAESNMRTKVRRLYDIANVLSSLNLIEKTQQVDSRKPAFRWLGQAKRKEGATVTVALPPARKIMSSKRAFGTDITNIDNKRGKLVLETENKPKLMQGGSSMLKTFESQLGQGKSSGFVYGPFHPAGARKHEVDDQSVRENETKNIQDWENLAVSFRPQYQNHALNDLFGHYVEAWKSWYLDLTRE from the exons ATGGAGCCCGCCGCCGCGGCCGGGGCTCCGGCGGCCGCCGCGCAGcccccgccgccccctcctcctccttacCTGCCCCCGCGGCTGGTCATCGACGGCGCCGGAGGCGGCTCGGGCGCCGCCGCGAGGGCCTGCCGGCACCACGCCTACAGCCGCAAGCAGAAGTCCCTCGGCCTCCTCTGCTCCAA CTTCGTGGCGCTGTACGACCGGGACGACGTGGAGACGGTGGGGCTGGACGACGCCGCCAGGCGGCTCGGCGTCGAGAGGCGCCGGATCTACGACATCGTCAACGTGCTCGAGAGCGTCGGG ATTCTCGTGAGGAGGGCCAAGAATCGGTACACATGGATAGGCTTTGAGGGCGTCCCTGCCGCGCTCAAGGAACTCAAG GAGAGGACATTGAGAGAGATGTCTGGATTAGCCCCGCCACCGGAGGAACCATCTGCTGCCAAT GTGTCggacgatgaagacgacgatgatAAATTGGGTGATGCAGAAGGGGACGCTGACAGTGAGAAGCTTAGCCAGTCAATAGACAATGCTTCTGATAAGCCGGACACACCCATGTGCCCGCGTCGATCTG TAGATCATAGGAAGGAGAAGTCGCTTGGGCTGCTCACTCAGAATTTCGTCAAGCTCTTCCTCACCATGGAG GTTGAGACAGTCTCACTTGATGAGGCTGCAAGGCTGCTCCTTGGAGAGAGACATGCCGAGAGCAACATGAGAA CTAAAGTTCGTCGACTGTATGACATTGCCAATGTACTATCTTCTTTGAACCTCATCGAGAAG ACGCAGCAGGTGGACTCCAGAAAACCTGCATTCCGGTGGCTTGGTCAGGCAAAGCGAAAGGAAGGTGCCACTGTCACGGTTGCTTTACCGCCAGCCAGGAAGATTATGTCTAGCAAGAGGGCATTTGGTACCGACATCACAAACATTGACAATAAGAGGGGCAAGTTAGTCTTGGAAACAGAGAACAAACCCAAACTCATGCAAGGTGGCAGCAGCATGTTGAAAACTTTCGAGAGTCAGCTCGGGCAAGGGAAGAGTAGTGGCTTTGTTTATGGGCCCTTCCACCCTGCTGGTGCAAGGAAACATGAAGTTGATGATCAGTCAGTGAGGGAGAATGAGACGAAGAACATTCAAGACTGGGAGAATCTCGCTGTTTCATTCCGTCCACAGTACCAAAATCATG CGCTGAATGATCTTTTTGGCCATTATGTTGAAGCCTGGAAATCATGGTACTTGGATCTTACACGGGAATAA
- the LOC123149419 gene encoding uncharacterized protein: protein MASKWVRPEVYPLFAATGVAIGICAFSLLRNITGNPEVRVNKMGRAAGVLENHEEGRRYAEHGLRAYVQDKTPEIMPGINKFFTSPK from the exons ATGGCCAGCAAGTGGGTCAGGCCCGAG GTGTACCCGCTGTTCGCGGCGACGGGCGTGGCCATCGGCATCTGCGCCTTTAGCCTCCTTCGCAACATCACCGGCAACCCAGAAGTCAG GGTCAACAAGATGGGGAGGGCAGCGGGAGTGCTTGAGAACCATGAGGAGGGCAGGCGCTACGCCGAGCACGGCCTCAGAGCTTATGTGCAGGACAAGACCCCCGAGATCATGCCAGGAATCAACAAGTTCTTCACCAGCCCAAAATGA